Proteins encoded within one genomic window of Thermococcus celer Vu 13 = JCM 8558:
- a CDS encoding Lrp/AsnC family transcriptional regulator — protein sequence MMEAFVLVVVKPGNEEKVYNILAGEERIKEIYRVYGEYDIILRVEVENIHELDRFHDEVLRKIREIEMTETLIASSYRG from the coding sequence ATGATGGAGGCCTTCGTGCTGGTCGTTGTTAAACCCGGGAACGAGGAAAAGGTCTACAACATCCTCGCCGGGGAAGAGCGAATAAAGGAGATATACCGGGTTTACGGGGAGTACGACATCATACTCCGGGTGGAGGTCGAGAACATCCACGAGCTCGACAGGTTCCACGACGAGGTTCTGAGGAAGATCCGGGAGATAGAGATGACGGAAACGCTGATAGCCAGCTCCTATCGGGGGTGA
- a CDS encoding YkgJ family cysteine cluster protein, with protein sequence MEKRWVATIHLDTLEVEYDPSFKFKCVENCGRCCRELEIPLRDEDVVAMEELGYSAWEFVDYEKMFYRGDRFLGYAIKKRPFDDACVFLDPETRRCRIYERRPLACRLYPFVFVKRGNLMEVYVKVDSFCPGIDHPGGEPVTGEFLLREYGDIVEDYRRKVVNDSK encoded by the coding sequence TTGGAGAAGAGGTGGGTGGCAACCATCCACCTTGACACCCTCGAGGTCGAGTACGACCCCTCTTTTAAATTTAAGTGCGTTGAGAACTGTGGAAGGTGCTGTCGGGAGCTTGAGATACCTCTAAGAGACGAGGACGTAGTTGCCATGGAGGAACTCGGCTATAGCGCGTGGGAGTTCGTGGACTACGAGAAGATGTTCTACAGGGGCGACAGGTTCCTCGGTTATGCCATTAAAAAGCGTCCCTTCGACGACGCATGCGTTTTTCTCGACCCCGAGACGAGGAGATGCAGGATATACGAGAGAAGGCCCCTGGCGTGCAGGCTGTATCCCTTCGTCTTTGTAAAGCGCGGGAACCTGATGGAGGTGTACGTCAAGGTGGACTCCTTCTGCCCGGGTATCGACCATCCGGGCGGGGAGCCCGTTACCGGGGAGTTTCTACTCCGCGAGTACGGGGATATCGTAGAGGACTACCGCAGGAAAGTTGTGAACGATTCGAAGTAA
- a CDS encoding phosphoribosyltransferase family protein: MSQLKSVQEKLRLVRVLRLLKKTYTYEELSKITGLPITVLNRYVRGKVLPSADRTQKLLELLLPYINVEEEVRKRVKFDERGFFDNMPVLSDTALMSLIAEDVAARYMEENVDKVLTAATDGIALGVHIAKELNVDLVYAKKKKEVGVEKFYEVSYVPSASGSVTTLYLPQWALRKGENVLIVDDVIRSGETQRALLEMCGQAGAKPVGMFFLISVGDVIDRLKEEYSIPVESLIRLE; this comes from the coding sequence ATGAGCCAGCTAAAGTCGGTGCAGGAAAAGCTCAGACTGGTCAGGGTGCTCAGACTGCTCAAGAAGACCTACACCTACGAAGAGCTCTCCAAGATAACCGGCCTGCCCATCACCGTGCTCAACAGGTACGTGAGGGGAAAGGTCCTCCCAAGCGCCGATAGAACCCAAAAACTACTCGAACTGCTCCTCCCATACATCAACGTTGAGGAGGAGGTCAGGAAGAGGGTAAAGTTCGACGAGCGCGGTTTCTTCGACAACATGCCCGTGCTCAGCGATACTGCATTAATGAGCCTAATCGCGGAGGACGTCGCGGCCAGGTACATGGAGGAGAACGTGGACAAGGTCCTCACCGCGGCGACGGATGGAATAGCCCTCGGCGTCCACATAGCCAAAGAGCTGAACGTCGACCTCGTATACGCCAAGAAGAAGAAGGAAGTCGGTGTTGAGAAGTTCTACGAGGTCAGCTACGTCCCAAGCGCCTCTGGAAGCGTTACGACACTTTACCTTCCCCAGTGGGCTCTCAGAAAGGGTGAAAACGTTCTCATAGTTGACGATGTGATAAGGAGCGGCGAAACGCAGAGGGCCCTCCTTGAGATGTGCGGGCAGGCCGGGGCGAAGCCCGTGGGGATGTTCTTCCTGATAAGCGTCGGCGACGTCATCGACCGCCTCAAGGAGGAGTACAGCATCCCGGTGGAGAGCCTCATAAGGCTGGAGTGA
- a CDS encoding Lrp/AsnC family transcriptional regulator has translation MVDELDLRILSLLQQNARLSYREIARELKVAVGTVYNRIKRMEEEGIIKGFAPLVDYEKLGFGLTAVIGVKAQGRKIVEIEREIARNDRVLIVYDITGEFDIVVVAKFKDRADMNRFVKWLLSLDGVEKTNTSVAMQVVKEDPRLKLTED, from the coding sequence ATGGTGGATGAGCTCGACCTCAGAATACTCTCGCTGCTCCAGCAGAACGCTCGACTCTCCTACCGCGAGATAGCACGCGAGCTCAAGGTGGCCGTTGGAACGGTTTACAACCGCATCAAGAGGATGGAGGAAGAGGGCATAATCAAAGGATTCGCGCCGCTCGTCGACTACGAGAAGCTTGGATTCGGCCTCACGGCGGTTATCGGGGTCAAGGCGCAGGGGAGGAAAATAGTCGAAATAGAGAGGGAGATAGCCCGCAACGATAGGGTCCTAATCGTTTACGACATAACCGGAGAGTTCGATATCGTCGTGGTTGCGAAGTTCAAAGACAGGGCGGACATGAACCGGTTCGTTAAGTGGCTTTTATCCCTCGACGGGGTGGAGAAAACGAACACGAGCGTGGCCATGCAGGTGGTGAAAGAGGACCCCCGGCTCAAGTTAACGGAGGACTAA
- the upp gene encoding uracil phosphoribosyltransferase, with protein MIEDTRWEGVYSFEDSPFIMEVLTELRDERTGPIPFRKGLVKLGRYMAYELTKTMEVEKIPVKTPLEETTGTRIKDRRNVVIITVLRAAIPLMEGLIKVLDHARVGIVSASRGKAPKFEIEMKYVKVPRIKPEDTVIVADPMIATGSTLVKVLDEVKKYGRAKRYVVVGVLAAPEGIDRIKETHPEVEMFVAAIDRELNDHGYILPGLGDAGDRAFGAPIKL; from the coding sequence ATGATAGAGGACACGAGGTGGGAGGGTGTCTACTCCTTCGAAGACTCCCCGTTCATCATGGAGGTTCTGACGGAACTCCGAGATGAGAGGACGGGACCTATACCCTTCAGGAAGGGACTCGTCAAGCTCGGCAGGTACATGGCCTACGAGCTCACCAAAACGATGGAGGTCGAGAAAATCCCGGTAAAGACGCCGCTCGAGGAAACCACCGGGACGAGGATCAAGGACAGGCGAAACGTCGTCATAATAACCGTTCTACGCGCGGCGATACCGCTGATGGAGGGTCTCATCAAGGTTCTCGACCACGCCCGCGTCGGCATCGTCTCCGCATCCCGCGGGAAGGCTCCAAAGTTCGAGATAGAGATGAAGTACGTTAAGGTGCCCCGGATAAAGCCTGAGGACACGGTAATCGTGGCGGACCCGATGATAGCGACGGGCTCGACTCTCGTCAAGGTTCTCGACGAGGTGAAGAAGTACGGAAGGGCCAAGCGCTACGTTGTGGTTGGCGTCCTCGCGGCGCCCGAGGGAATAGACAGGATAAAGGAGACCCATCCAGAGGTCGAGATGTTCGTGGCCGCGATAGACAGGGAGCTGAACGACCACGGCTACATTCTGCCCGGCCTCGGGGACGCGGGCGACAGGGCCTTCGGGGCGCCCATCAAGCTGTAA
- a CDS encoding MATE family efflux transporter: protein MKNGKVEEMRDRIINGPIVKTLIVLAYPLIVNQLVQVLYNLTDTFWLGKLGRAELAAPGTAWPLVWFFMAIGMGFATAGFAFVSQYVGARQYEKANKAAGALYSLMMLFAIGVGVFGVISAPYLLDFMNVSGTVYPYALSYTRVIFAGIPFAFTLFAFNFLLRAIGDTKTPVKINIATVLLNLVLDPFFIFGWGPFPQLGVVGAAVATMLSNSLGSLVGGYLLFTGRVGIHLTVEGLKPDWKFYGRIFRVGVPSSVGSSSTALGFVILTRIIFTLGGRFGDADVAFATYSITNRLTNFMFAFSDGISMAMGTMVGQTVGAKLYGRAKAIAEKTMAINFTILGIGTLIFILFRVEIFRFFINDPAIIAESAKVVKYFSASLPFFGIFSAVNNVFQSSGHTKKSMVLGIFRLWGLRLPLSYGLGVLAKDTAGMWLGMGLSNVLGAIVALAWFLTGSWMSRIIEERD from the coding sequence ATGAAGAACGGTAAAGTTGAGGAGATGCGCGATCGGATCATCAACGGCCCGATAGTTAAAACGCTCATCGTCTTAGCCTATCCTCTAATCGTAAACCAGCTCGTTCAGGTCCTCTACAACCTCACCGACACGTTCTGGCTCGGAAAACTCGGAAGGGCGGAGCTGGCCGCCCCGGGAACGGCCTGGCCCCTCGTCTGGTTCTTCATGGCCATCGGAATGGGCTTCGCGACGGCCGGCTTCGCCTTCGTGAGCCAGTACGTCGGCGCGAGGCAGTACGAGAAAGCAAACAAAGCGGCCGGGGCGCTCTACTCACTCATGATGCTCTTCGCTATCGGTGTCGGCGTGTTCGGCGTGATCTCGGCCCCCTACCTGCTCGACTTCATGAACGTCAGCGGTACCGTCTATCCATACGCCCTCAGCTACACGAGGGTTATCTTCGCGGGTATACCCTTCGCCTTCACCCTCTTCGCCTTCAACTTCCTCCTGAGGGCCATAGGCGACACGAAAACACCGGTCAAGATAAACATAGCCACGGTTCTCCTCAACCTCGTACTTGACCCCTTCTTCATATTCGGCTGGGGACCGTTTCCCCAACTCGGGGTCGTGGGGGCGGCCGTGGCGACGATGCTCTCCAACAGCCTCGGCTCGCTCGTCGGTGGCTACCTCCTCTTCACGGGGAGGGTGGGAATACACCTGACGGTGGAGGGCCTGAAGCCGGACTGGAAGTTCTACGGGCGCATCTTCCGCGTGGGGGTACCCTCGAGCGTCGGTTCATCAAGCACGGCCCTTGGCTTCGTCATACTCACAAGGATAATCTTCACCCTCGGCGGTCGGTTCGGCGATGCCGACGTGGCCTTCGCAACCTACTCGATAACCAACAGGCTCACCAACTTCATGTTCGCCTTCTCCGATGGCATAAGCATGGCCATGGGCACGATGGTTGGGCAGACCGTCGGGGCGAAGCTCTACGGGCGGGCGAAGGCCATAGCCGAAAAAACAATGGCCATAAACTTCACCATCCTCGGGATCGGGACGCTGATCTTCATCCTCTTCCGGGTTGAGATATTCAGGTTCTTCATCAACGATCCGGCCATAATAGCCGAGAGCGCGAAGGTCGTGAAGTACTTCTCGGCTTCCCTGCCCTTCTTCGGGATATTCTCCGCCGTGAACAACGTCTTCCAGAGCTCGGGACACACCAAGAAGAGCATGGTCCTTGGTATATTCCGCCTCTGGGGGCTGAGGCTTCCCCTCAGCTACGGCCTCGGGGTTCTCGCGAAGGACACCGCCGGGATGTGGCTGGGCATGGGTCTGAGCAACGTCCTCGGCGCTATCGTTGCCCTCGCCTGGTTCCTGACAGGGAGCTGGATGAGCCGCATCATAGAGGAAAGGGACTGA
- the ppsA gene encoding phosphoenolpyruvate synthase: MSEYRFIKWFEELGKEDVPLVGGKGANLGEMTNAGIPVPPGFCVTAEAYKYFVENVKLEDGTTLQDWIMSVVAETNVDDSKQLQENTAKIRAKIIELPMLPEIAEEIERAYKELSARFNKDAVYVAVRSSATAEDLPEASFAGQQETYLDVYGVDDVIEKVKKCWASLWTARATFYRAKQGFDHSKVYLSAVVQKMVNSETSGVMFTANPVTNDRSEIMINAAWGLGEAVVSGSVSPDEYIVEKGTWKIKEKYIAKKEVMVVRNPETGKGTVFVKVADYLGPEYVEKQVLTEEQIIEVAKMGAKIEEHYGWPQDIEWAYDKDDGKLYIVQSRPITTLKEEVKTEEAEMTEEMKVLLKGLGASPGIGAGKVVVIFDASEIDKVKEGDVLVTTMTNPDMVPAMKRASAIVTDEGGRTCHAAIVSRELGIPAVVGTKEATKVLKDGMLVTVDGTRGVVYEGIVKSLVKEKEEKAEGGKVVVAGAPLVTATEVKVNVSMPEVAERAAATGADGVGLLRAEHMILGIGAHPVKFIREGKEEELIEKLVEGIRKVVEAFYPRRVWYRTLDAPTNEFRELPGGEEEPEERNPMLGWRGIRRGLDQPELLKAEFKAIKRLVDEGYDNIGVMLPLVSHPEQIRKAKEIALEVGLVPHRDVEWGVMIETPASALIIEDLVKEGLDFVSFGTNDLTQYTLAIDRDNERVFKLYDEKHPAVLKLIENVIKVCKKHGVETSICGQAGSDPKMARLLVRLGIDSISANPDAVELIRKTVAREEQKIMLEAARKRLLE, translated from the coding sequence ATGAGTGAATACAGGTTTATAAAGTGGTTTGAGGAACTCGGAAAGGAAGACGTCCCTCTTGTTGGTGGAAAGGGTGCCAACCTTGGTGAAATGACCAACGCCGGCATTCCGGTTCCGCCCGGATTCTGCGTCACGGCCGAAGCTTACAAGTACTTCGTCGAGAACGTCAAGCTGGAGGACGGTACTACCCTCCAGGACTGGATAATGAGCGTCGTCGCCGAGACCAACGTCGACGACTCCAAGCAGCTCCAGGAGAACACCGCCAAGATAAGAGCGAAGATAATCGAACTCCCGATGCTCCCCGAGATAGCCGAGGAGATCGAGAGGGCCTACAAGGAGCTCTCCGCGAGGTTCAACAAGGACGCGGTTTACGTTGCCGTCCGCTCATCCGCCACCGCCGAGGACCTCCCCGAGGCCAGCTTCGCGGGCCAGCAGGAGACGTACCTCGACGTCTACGGCGTTGATGACGTTATAGAGAAGGTCAAGAAGTGCTGGGCCAGCCTCTGGACGGCGAGGGCCACCTTCTACAGGGCCAAGCAGGGCTTCGACCACAGCAAGGTCTACCTCTCCGCCGTCGTCCAGAAGATGGTCAACAGCGAGACCAGCGGCGTCATGTTCACCGCCAACCCCGTCACCAACGACAGGAGCGAGATAATGATAAACGCCGCCTGGGGCCTTGGAGAGGCCGTCGTTAGCGGAAGCGTTTCCCCCGACGAGTACATCGTCGAGAAGGGCACCTGGAAGATAAAGGAGAAGTACATCGCCAAGAAGGAGGTCATGGTCGTCCGCAACCCCGAGACCGGCAAGGGCACCGTTTTCGTCAAGGTCGCCGACTACCTGGGCCCCGAGTACGTCGAGAAGCAGGTTCTCACCGAGGAGCAGATAATCGAGGTCGCCAAGATGGGCGCCAAGATCGAGGAGCACTACGGCTGGCCTCAGGACATCGAGTGGGCCTACGACAAGGACGACGGTAAGCTCTACATCGTCCAGAGCAGGCCGATAACCACCCTCAAGGAGGAGGTTAAGACCGAGGAGGCCGAGATGACCGAGGAGATGAAGGTTCTCCTCAAGGGTCTCGGAGCCTCACCGGGAATCGGCGCCGGTAAGGTCGTCGTCATCTTCGACGCCAGCGAGATCGACAAGGTCAAGGAGGGCGACGTCCTCGTAACCACGATGACCAACCCGGACATGGTTCCGGCCATGAAGAGGGCCTCGGCTATAGTCACCGACGAGGGCGGAAGGACCTGCCACGCCGCCATCGTCAGCAGGGAGCTCGGCATCCCCGCCGTCGTCGGCACCAAGGAGGCCACCAAGGTCCTCAAGGACGGCATGCTCGTCACCGTCGACGGTACCAGGGGTGTCGTCTACGAGGGCATTGTCAAGAGCCTCGTCAAGGAGAAGGAGGAGAAGGCCGAGGGCGGCAAGGTCGTCGTCGCGGGTGCCCCGCTCGTCACCGCCACAGAGGTCAAGGTCAACGTCTCCATGCCCGAGGTCGCCGAGCGCGCCGCGGCCACCGGTGCCGATGGCGTCGGACTCCTCAGGGCCGAGCACATGATACTCGGCATAGGCGCCCACCCGGTCAAGTTCATCAGGGAGGGCAAGGAGGAGGAGCTCATCGAGAAGCTCGTCGAGGGCATCAGGAAGGTCGTGGAGGCCTTCTACCCGAGGCGCGTCTGGTACAGGACCCTCGACGCCCCGACTAACGAGTTCCGCGAGCTCCCCGGCGGAGAGGAGGAGCCCGAAGAGAGGAACCCGATGCTCGGCTGGAGGGGAATAAGGAGAGGCCTCGACCAGCCGGAGCTCCTCAAGGCCGAGTTCAAGGCCATCAAGAGGCTCGTCGACGAGGGCTACGACAACATCGGCGTCATGCTCCCGCTCGTTAGCCACCCCGAGCAGATAAGGAAGGCCAAGGAGATAGCCCTCGAGGTCGGCCTTGTCCCGCACAGGGACGTCGAGTGGGGCGTCATGATAGAGACCCCGGCGAGCGCCCTCATCATCGAGGACCTCGTCAAGGAGGGCCTTGACTTCGTCAGCTTCGGTACCAACGACCTCACCCAGTACACCCTCGCCATCGACAGGGACAACGAGCGCGTCTTCAAGCTCTACGACGAGAAGCACCCTGCCGTTCTCAAGCTCATCGAGAACGTCATAAAGGTCTGCAAGAAGCACGGCGTCGAGACCAGCATCTGCGGACAGGCCGGCAGCGACCCGAAGATGGCCAGGCTCCTCGTCAGGCTCGGCATCGACAGCATCTCCGCGAACCCGGACGCGGTCGAGCTCATCAGGAAGACCGTCGCCAGGGAAGAGCAGAAGATCATGCTCGAGGCCGCCAGGAAGAGGCTCCTCGAGTGA
- a CDS encoding glycosyltransferase family 39 protein, whose product MSTRVEKLYLPLLLIASFIIRLTPHRTLLLAAYDEYLHKDITLRLVERGMSAISKDIPSLLGLKAYSYPPLFHILGAIVYKLFPSDYVFFILPAIYGTIAVFGFYLAFKELVEDGKRALLATALLAFAPNFIYRTSLYIPENLGLVMFSFGLLFLIKLLKTGRSRYLMALGLLLGVYMLTHRGWIFFVMAATLIVFAYLWPVVKRNLHYFLAFLILAYVAYLKVGFINSLVADFFLRLQKTEVSFLGYFKWIGVVQLVFGALGTRYYLEKDPIRRGFALWAWAFILAGGISFRFRDPYATIPLAAMSSEFLMDEVFPRVALFLRKSFEDLRGFGAGWIMELTAKKGLATVIIVLTLLVPLAQGTYGAFNYITPPTVSDREAYQWIAENTSENATILVWWDMGYLLIGNTHRKDVVIWKKVYQGFFGEAPTAMQASRAYGDHVVMFSSSQRERVYFLMRKYNVSYVFVDRRRLGYGLIRYGLMEYAPYDTHFKLEFCNGNAQIYRFVPEPPIKPGKPFVLDHTGTYGPLVEFLEKFWTGYNYADFDDRYKAYFNLNAWMVDLYMNIYNRTGDDAFRERAEWLLQWLAYKQMDNGAFPWGVPPNDFTLYTAYTLEPLRDISFEGKEKSIELLKSREREDYFMTTPKDKRGSLVVNAMLLPIYRELGILNETTERNVLAKILDEQREDGSWNDNVGTTVAIASGLARYYQLTGNETVLESIKNAAGWLMKQQDENGKLKAERYDYAYSRSTYAQMLYIYHVAGFSGEENKTVKFIFDTFNPNKEVHPLDAVLAIYRYLSYAYGQGKALDMTNELLSLHPLVRFD is encoded by the coding sequence ATGAGTACCAGGGTCGAAAAGCTCTACCTCCCATTGCTCCTTATTGCGTCCTTTATCATCAGGTTAACACCGCACAGAACCCTTCTACTGGCGGCATACGATGAGTACCTCCACAAGGACATAACCCTGAGGCTCGTCGAAAGGGGGATGAGTGCAATCTCAAAGGACATCCCCTCCCTCCTCGGCTTAAAGGCTTACAGCTATCCACCGCTCTTCCACATCCTTGGAGCGATCGTGTATAAGCTGTTCCCGTCCGACTACGTATTTTTTATACTCCCCGCCATCTACGGCACCATAGCGGTTTTTGGTTTCTACCTCGCATTCAAGGAACTTGTGGAGGACGGAAAGCGCGCTCTCCTCGCCACTGCACTCCTGGCCTTTGCCCCGAACTTCATATACAGGACGTCGCTATACATCCCGGAGAACCTCGGGCTGGTCATGTTCTCCTTCGGCCTGCTGTTCCTAATAAAGCTCCTGAAGACCGGGCGGTCGAGGTACCTCATGGCCCTCGGCCTCCTGCTCGGCGTCTACATGCTCACCCACAGGGGGTGGATATTCTTCGTGATGGCGGCCACGCTGATAGTCTTTGCTTACCTGTGGCCGGTCGTGAAGAGAAACCTCCACTACTTCCTGGCCTTCCTAATCCTCGCCTACGTGGCGTACCTCAAGGTGGGGTTCATCAATTCCCTCGTTGCGGACTTCTTCCTGAGGCTGCAGAAGACCGAGGTCAGCTTCCTGGGCTACTTCAAGTGGATAGGGGTTGTCCAGCTCGTGTTCGGTGCCCTTGGAACGAGGTATTACCTCGAAAAAGACCCGATAAGGCGTGGCTTTGCCCTCTGGGCCTGGGCTTTTATACTGGCTGGGGGCATCTCCTTCCGCTTCCGTGATCCCTACGCGACGATACCCCTCGCGGCCATGTCCTCCGAGTTCCTCATGGACGAAGTGTTCCCGAGGGTGGCTTTGTTCCTGAGAAAGTCCTTTGAGGACCTCAGGGGGTTTGGGGCAGGCTGGATAATGGAGCTAACGGCCAAGAAGGGTTTAGCAACTGTGATTATAGTGTTAACACTCCTCGTTCCCCTCGCTCAGGGAACCTACGGGGCCTTCAATTACATAACTCCCCCCACCGTTAGCGATAGGGAGGCGTATCAGTGGATTGCCGAGAACACCTCCGAAAACGCCACGATACTCGTCTGGTGGGACATGGGCTATCTTCTGATAGGCAACACCCACAGAAAGGACGTTGTTATCTGGAAGAAAGTCTATCAGGGGTTTTTCGGGGAGGCACCAACTGCGATGCAGGCCAGTCGGGCGTACGGGGACCACGTTGTGATGTTCAGCTCCAGCCAGAGGGAGCGCGTTTATTTCCTTATGAGGAAATATAATGTGAGCTACGTATTCGTGGACAGGAGGAGACTGGGATATGGGCTAATCAGGTACGGCCTAATGGAGTACGCCCCGTACGACACCCACTTCAAACTTGAGTTCTGCAATGGCAACGCCCAGATATACCGCTTCGTTCCGGAACCCCCGATAAAGCCCGGGAAGCCCTTCGTGCTGGACCACACCGGAACCTACGGACCCCTCGTTGAGTTCCTCGAGAAATTCTGGACGGGTTACAACTACGCTGATTTCGATGACCGCTACAAAGCCTACTTCAACCTAAACGCCTGGATGGTGGACTTGTACATGAACATTTACAACCGGACGGGGGATGATGCGTTCAGGGAGAGGGCTGAATGGCTCCTCCAGTGGCTCGCCTACAAGCAGATGGACAACGGGGCATTCCCCTGGGGCGTTCCACCGAACGATTTCACCCTCTACACGGCCTACACCCTTGAACCCCTCAGGGATATCAGTTTTGAAGGCAAGGAGAAGTCAATCGAGCTCCTCAAAAGCAGGGAGAGGGAAGACTACTTCATGACGACGCCGAAGGATAAAAGGGGCTCACTCGTCGTCAACGCCATGTTGCTCCCGATTTACAGGGAGCTGGGGATACTCAACGAAACCACCGAGAGAAACGTGCTGGCGAAGATACTCGATGAACAGAGGGAGGACGGTAGCTGGAACGATAACGTGGGGACGACGGTTGCGATAGCCTCGGGTCTTGCGAGGTACTACCAGCTGACTGGCAATGAAACCGTACTCGAGTCGATAAAGAACGCCGCCGGGTGGCTGATGAAGCAACAGGACGAGAATGGAAAGCTAAAGGCCGAGAGATATGACTACGCCTACTCCCGCTCCACCTACGCCCAGATGCTTTACATATACCACGTTGCCGGATTCAGCGGGGAGGAAAACAAAACCGTGAAGTTCATATTCGATACCTTCAACCCCAACAAGGAAGTTCACCCCCTGGATGCCGTGCTGGCCATCTACCGCTACCTCAGCTACGCCTACGGTCAGGGGAAAGCCCTGGACATGACGAACGAACTGCTGAGTCTCCATCCACTCGTGCGGTTCGATTGA